The following is a genomic window from Micrococcus cohnii.
CCCGGCACGCACGCCGAGGACCCGGTCCCCGGCTCGCGTGCCGCGCGCCGTGCGGCGCGGCGGCCGAGTGTCGATATCGGTGCCGGCACCCTGCGCACCCTGTTGATCGGGGTGGCGGTGACCCTGCTGCTGACCGGCATGGCGCTCATGCTCGGGTGGACGCTCGGCGCCGGGAACGTGCCGTTCTCATCGGCACAGGGCACGGTGCCCCCGCTGGTGGGAGCGCCGCGGGAGGCGGCCATGGCCGAGCTGGCCGCGACCGGCGTGCAGGTGGATGTCAGTGCCGAACACGACGAGACCATGAGCGCCGGCTCCGTCATCGCCACGGTCCCCGCCGCGGGCGCCGCCGTCGGGAGAGGGGACCGTGTGCAGCTGACCGTCTCCTCCGGCCCCGCCCCCGTGCTCACGCCCGACCTGACCGGCGAGCAGGCAGAGTCGGCGCGCCTGAGCGCCCGCGACGCGGGCCTGCTCGCGCACGTGCGTGAGCGTCGGCATGACCGCGATGTGCCCGAGGGCGAGGTCATCTCCCAGGACCCCGAGCCCGGTGCCGAGTCCACCCGGAACTCCGTCGTCGAGCTCGTCGTCTCCTCGGGCCCCGCCTCCCACGCCGTGCCCGATGTGACGGGCCGCTCCTCCGAGCAGGCTCGCGAGCGGCTCGAAGAACTCGGCTTCGAGGTCCGAGACGACTCCCTGCCTGGGTCTTCGCTGCTGCGTCTGGGCGGACGCGAGGGGGCCGTCCTGCGCCAGGAGCCCGCCGCGGGGACCCGGCTGGAGGAAGGCCAGACCGTCACGCTGCGCTCCCTCTGATCCCCCGGGCCGCTCAGCCGCGCGAGGTGTGGGCCAGCGCCGCCGTGACCGCGAAGGCCAATTCGAGTGACTGCTGGTGGTTCAGACGAGGATCGCACAGCGACTCGTAGTGCTCGGCGAACGCCGACTCCTCCACCACGTCCGCGCCGCCCAGGCATTCAGCGACGTCGTCGCCGGTGAGCTCCACGTGCATGCCTCCCGGGTGCGTGCCCAGCTGGCGATGCACGTCGAAGAACCCGGTCACCTCGTCCATGATGTCCTCGAAACGACGCGTCTTGTACCCGTTCTTCGCTGTCACGGTGTTGCCGTGCATGGGGTCAGTGACCCACACCGGGCTCAGGCCGGCATCCCGCACACCGGCGACGAGGTCCGGCAGCACGTCGCGGATCCGCTCGGCGCCCATGCGGGTGATGAACGTGAGCCGACCCGGCTCCCGCTGCGGGTCCAGCTTCTCCGCCAGGGCGATCGCGTCGGCCGCCGTCGTGGTGGGCCCGAGCTTCACGCCGATCGGATTGCGCACGCGGGAGAGGAAGTCCACGTGCGCCTCGTCGACGGCGCGGGTCCGCTCCCCGATCCACAAGAAGTGCGCGCTCGTGGCGTAGGGGTCGCCCGTGCGGGAGTCCTCACGGGTCAGCGCCCGCTCATAGTCGAGCAGCAGGGCCTCGTGGGCCGAGTAGAATTCGGTGCGCCGCATCGCCTCGAAGTCGACGCCCGCCGCGTCCATGAAACGCACGGCGCGGTCGATCTCCGCCGCGATCTCCTCGTATCGCGCGTAGGCCGGGTTGGCGAGGAAGCCCTGGTTCCACCGGTGCACGCTGCGCAGATCCGCGAAGCCGCCCTGTGTGAAGGCCCGGACCAGGTTCAGCGTCGACGCGGAGGTGTGGTACGCCTGCACCATCCGCCGGGCGTCATGCCGTCGAGACTGCGCGGTGAAGTCGTACCCGTTCACGATCTCGCCGCGGAAGGAGGGAAGCGTGACGCCCTCGCGCGTCTCGGTGTCCGACGAGCGGGGTTTGGCGAACTGACCGGCGATGCGCCCCATCTTCACGACGGGCACCGACGCACCATACGTGAGCACGGCGGCCATCTGCAGGATCGTCTTCACCCGGGCGCTGATGCGGTTCGCGGTCGAGCCGGCGAACGTCTCTGCGCAGTCACCCCCGGTCAACAGGAATGCCTCCCCGGCGGCGACGTCGGCCAGCCGGGTGCGCAGCACGTCCACCTCTCCGGCAAAGACGAGCGGAGGCACCTGTCCCAGCTCGGCCACGGCCGCCTCAAACGCCTCGGCGTCGTGCCACTGCGGAGCCTGCCGAAGGGGCAGCTCACGCCACGCGTCGAGGCCGGGCGTGGTGGCCGGACCCTCCGACGTGGCGGTGCCGAAGGCCAGGATCTCGTCACGCGATGCAGCATTCATGGGCCCAGCCTAGGGGGTCGTCGACGAACCGGGGACGCGCCATGACACCCGGTTCACTGTGCGAGACGCCGGCCGAGTCGCCTCAGGACGTCCCGGGCCGGTGCACTCGCCCGGCCTTGACGTCGGCGGCGTAGAGGTCCACGTACTCCTGTCCGGACAGACGGCGGATGGCCTCCATGATCTCGTCGGTGACCTGACGCAGCACGGCGATGTCCTGCGCCTGCTCGCGCAGGTGGCTGAAGTCCAACGGCTCGCCGAAGATCACGCCCACCCGCCGGATCGTGGGCACCGTCCGTCCGATCGGCTGGACACGGTCGGTGCCGATCATCGCGATCGGCACCACCGGCACACCCGCGGCCAGGGCCAGCTTCGCGACGCCGATCTTGCCGCGGTGCAGGCGTCCGTCCGGGCTGCGCGTGCCCTCGGGGTAGATGCCCAGCAGCTTGCCCGCACGCAGCGCATCCAGGCCGGCGTCGAGCGAACGCAGGGACGCCGCTCCGCCCGACCGGTCCATGGGCAGCTGGTTGGCGGCTTCGAAGAAGCGTCGGGTCACCCAGCCCTTCACGCCGGAGCCGGTGAAGTACTCCATCTTGGCGAGGAAGTGCACCTGTCGGTCCAGCAGCGCCGGCATGAACACCGAGTCCGAGAAGGACAAGTGGTTCGAGGCGAGGATCGCGCCGCCGGTCTCGGGCACGTTGGCGCGGCCCTTCACCCACGGCCGGAACAGCAGCCTCGTGATCGGCGAGACCACGAACGTGCGGGCAGACCAGTAGAAGGTGGACATGTCCCTCCTGGTGTGTGTCAATGACGCCGGGCGGCCGGAGATCATCCGACCGGGAACATCCTACGGGGACAGGCGAATCAGAGCGGGGCGGGCACGTCGAGGCCGAGCAGCGCGTTCTCGACGACCTCGCTCAGCGCCGGATGGATCCAGTACTGTCCTCGAGCCATCGTGTGGGCGTCGAGTCCGAACGACATGGCCTGCACCAGCGGCTGGATCAGGTTCGCCGCGTCGGGGCCGATCAGGTGGGCGCCCAGCAGCCGGCCGGTCTCGCGGTCGGCGACGAGCTTGCAGATCCCTTCGGTGTCCTCCATCGCCCAGCCGTAGGCGACATCGCCGAACCCCTGTTCCTTGACGGTGACCCGGTCGGCGCCCAGACGCGCGACCGCTTGGGCCTCGGTGAGCCCCGCCGCGGCGATCTGCGGGCGGGTGAACACCGCGGCCGGCACCGGGTCGAGGTCCGCGGCCCGCAGTCGTTCAGGATTCTCGAGGTTGTGGGCCACCACGCGCGCTTCGTAGTTGGCCACGTGCTTGAGCTGCCACGTGTTGGCGATGTCGCCCAGG
Proteins encoded in this region:
- a CDS encoding class II 3-deoxy-7-phosphoheptulonate synthase — encoded protein: MNAASRDEILAFGTATSEGPATTPGLDAWRELPLRQAPQWHDAEAFEAAVAELGQVPPLVFAGEVDVLRTRLADVAAGEAFLLTGGDCAETFAGSTANRISARVKTILQMAAVLTYGASVPVVKMGRIAGQFAKPRSSDTETREGVTLPSFRGEIVNGYDFTAQSRRHDARRMVQAYHTSASTLNLVRAFTQGGFADLRSVHRWNQGFLANPAYARYEEIAAEIDRAVRFMDAAGVDFEAMRRTEFYSAHEALLLDYERALTREDSRTGDPYATSAHFLWIGERTRAVDEAHVDFLSRVRNPIGVKLGPTTTAADAIALAEKLDPQREPGRLTFITRMGAERIRDVLPDLVAGVRDAGLSPVWVTDPMHGNTVTAKNGYKTRRFEDIMDEVTGFFDVHRQLGTHPGGMHVELTGDDVAECLGGADVVEESAFAEHYESLCDPRLNHQQSLELAFAVTAALAHTSRG
- a CDS encoding lysophospholipid acyltransferase family protein gives rise to the protein MSTFYWSARTFVVSPITRLLFRPWVKGRANVPETGGAILASNHLSFSDSVFMPALLDRQVHFLAKMEYFTGSGVKGWVTRRFFEAANQLPMDRSGGAASLRSLDAGLDALRAGKLLGIYPEGTRSPDGRLHRGKIGVAKLALAAGVPVVPIAMIGTDRVQPIGRTVPTIRRVGVIFGEPLDFSHLREQAQDIAVLRQVTDEIMEAIRRLSGQEYVDLYAADVKAGRVHRPGTS